One genomic region from bacterium encodes:
- the rpoC gene encoding DNA-directed RNA polymerase subunit beta': MAFPARAQKRPSDFAAIRIQLASPETIRSWSYGEVTKPETINYRSFKPERDGLFCERIFGPVKDWECNCGKYKRIRFRGIVCDRCGVEVTQSKVRRERMGHIDLAVPVTHIWYVKSTPSRIGYLLDLSIRDLERVIYYENYLMVDPGDTPMHEGELLDEEKHQELVAAGHKFEAGMGAPAIEAVLRRIDIEELSLSLRAQVKVETSAQRKKDTLKRLRVIEAFRQSNNRPEWMILKTLPVIPPDLRPLVPLEGGRFATSDLNDLYRRVINRNNRLKKLIEIKAPDVILRNEKRMLQEAVDALLDNGRRTQSVRGDSRRPLKSLSDLLKGKQGRFRQNLLGKRVDYSGRSVIVVGPELKLHQCGLPKNMAIELFKPFIIMKLEEKGYVQTVKSAKRLVERERPEVWDILEEIIDEHPVLLNRAPTLHRLGVQAFYPVLVEGKAIRLHPLVCAAFNADFDGDQMAVHIPLSFEAQLEARMLMFSTNNLLSPASGRPIATPSQDIVLGCYYLTKDRPGVKGEGMKFASREEAIMAETFGEIDLHAHIEIRLDGQRIKTTCGRVIFNEILPKEIGYFNEVATKSKLESLVLRVFRTSGPHRCSEFLDDLKSLGFSYATKAGVTVAIADMIIPKEKHDLIAETQKEVNKVQKQYERGVITNGERYNKIIDLWTHTTNEISEVLFEGLRDDRDGFNPVYMMADSGARGSKEQIRQLAGLRGLMAKPQKKITGQVGEIIESPILSNFREGLTVMEYFISTHGARKGLADTALKTADAGYLTRRLVDVAQDVIINEIDCGTILGLQVTALKEGEEIIESLQDRILGRVALDDIVDPISGAVLSRAGDEIREAQAEAIDDAGVESVRIRSVLTCESRQGVCAKCYGRNLATGQMVDLGEAVGVIAAQSIGEPGTQLTLRTFHIGGTAARIAEQSRVSAKTAGTIRFNNLRVVEGPDGKPVVLNRDTELLVIDAQGRTRSRYNVPYASVLNVAEGSTVEKEQILFEWDPYTSTILAERGGVLRFEDIVDGLTVREEFDETTGLSQRVIIEPRERGDRIPLPKIVVLNPRNPTEVITAISIPTGAHLVVHDGDHVPAGSVLAKIPREIAKTRDITGGLPRVAELFEARRPRDPAVVTEIDGIVEFGKIVRGQQQVLVHGENDEVHEYLIPHGKHMHVHSNDRVHAGDRLCEGSIDPHDILRIKGVNEVQEYLVNEIQEVYRLQGVKINDKHIEVIVRQMLQKVRIDSPGDTSFLEGEVVDKHAFQDENQSVMMEGGEPATFEPLLLGITKASLSTESFISAASFQETTKVLTEAAVSGKTDHLKGLKENVIIGHLIPAGTGLEIYRSVEIPPEEMPFDEAESSESEVGLFEENA, translated from the coding sequence GTGGCTTTCCCGGCGAGAGCGCAAAAACGGCCGTCCGATTTCGCGGCCATCCGCATTCAGCTGGCGTCGCCTGAAACGATCCGCTCGTGGTCGTACGGCGAAGTCACCAAACCGGAGACGATCAATTACCGGTCGTTCAAACCGGAGCGCGATGGTCTGTTCTGCGAACGCATCTTCGGGCCGGTCAAAGACTGGGAGTGCAACTGCGGCAAGTACAAGCGCATCCGCTTCCGCGGCATCGTCTGCGACCGCTGCGGCGTCGAAGTGACGCAGTCCAAGGTCCGCCGTGAACGGATGGGCCACATCGATCTGGCCGTGCCGGTCACGCACATCTGGTATGTCAAGTCCACGCCGTCGCGCATCGGTTATCTCCTCGACCTGTCGATCCGCGATCTGGAGCGTGTCATCTACTACGAGAACTACCTGATGGTCGACCCCGGCGACACGCCGATGCACGAGGGCGAGTTGCTCGATGAGGAAAAGCACCAGGAGCTGGTCGCCGCCGGCCACAAGTTCGAAGCCGGCATGGGCGCTCCCGCCATCGAGGCCGTCCTGCGCCGCATCGACATCGAGGAACTGTCGCTGTCGCTGCGCGCCCAGGTGAAGGTCGAGACCTCCGCCCAGCGCAAAAAGGACACGCTCAAGCGCCTGCGCGTCATCGAGGCCTTCCGCCAGTCGAACAACCGGCCGGAATGGATGATTCTCAAGACGCTGCCGGTCATTCCGCCCGATCTGCGCCCGCTGGTGCCGCTCGAAGGCGGCCGCTTCGCCACCTCCGACCTCAACGATCTCTACCGCCGCGTCATCAACCGCAACAACCGGTTGAAGAAGCTGATCGAGATCAAGGCGCCGGATGTCATTCTCCGCAACGAAAAGCGCATGTTGCAGGAGGCCGTCGACGCCCTGCTGGACAACGGCCGCCGCACGCAGTCGGTCCGCGGGGATTCGCGCCGTCCGCTCAAGTCGCTCTCCGACTTGCTCAAGGGCAAGCAGGGGCGGTTCCGCCAGAACCTGCTCGGCAAGCGCGTCGACTACTCCGGACGCTCCGTGATCGTCGTCGGGCCCGAGCTGAAGCTGCACCAGTGCGGCCTGCCGAAGAACATGGCCATCGAACTCTTCAAGCCCTTCATCATCATGAAGCTGGAAGAGAAGGGGTATGTGCAGACCGTCAAGTCGGCCAAACGCCTGGTCGAACGCGAGCGCCCCGAAGTCTGGGACATCCTCGAAGAGATCATCGACGAGCATCCCGTGCTGCTCAACCGCGCCCCGACACTGCACCGCCTCGGCGTGCAGGCGTTCTACCCGGTGCTGGTCGAGGGCAAGGCGATCCGTCTGCATCCGCTGGTCTGCGCCGCCTTCAACGCCGACTTCGACGGCGACCAGATGGCCGTGCACATCCCGCTGTCCTTCGAGGCGCAGCTGGAAGCCCGGATGCTGATGTTTTCGACCAACAACCTGCTGTCGCCGGCGTCGGGACGTCCGATCGCCACGCCCTCGCAAGACATCGTGCTGGGCTGCTACTACCTGACCAAGGACCGGCCGGGCGTCAAGGGCGAGGGGATGAAGTTCGCCTCGCGCGAAGAGGCGATCATGGCCGAGACTTTCGGCGAGATCGACCTGCATGCCCATATCGAGATCCGTCTCGACGGCCAGCGCATCAAGACCACCTGCGGGCGCGTCATCTTCAACGAGATCCTGCCCAAGGAAATCGGCTACTTCAACGAGGTTGCCACCAAGTCCAAGCTCGAGTCGCTGGTCCTGCGCGTGTTCCGCACATCGGGCCCGCACCGCTGTTCCGAGTTCCTCGACGACCTGAAGAGTCTGGGCTTCTCCTATGCCACCAAGGCGGGGGTCACCGTCGCGATCGCCGACATGATCATCCCGAAGGAGAAGCACGACCTCATCGCCGAGACCCAGAAGGAAGTCAACAAGGTCCAAAAGCAGTACGAGCGCGGCGTCATCACCAACGGCGAGCGCTATAACAAGATCATCGATCTGTGGACGCACACGACCAACGAGATTTCGGAGGTGCTCTTCGAGGGGCTGCGTGATGACCGTGATGGATTCAATCCGGTCTACATGATGGCCGACTCCGGCGCGCGCGGTTCGAAGGAGCAAATTCGCCAGCTGGCGGGCCTGCGCGGCCTGATGGCCAAGCCGCAGAAGAAGATCACCGGCCAGGTCGGTGAAATCATCGAATCGCCGATTCTCTCCAACTTCCGCGAGGGGCTGACGGTGATGGAGTACTTCATCTCCACCCACGGCGCCCGCAAGGGTCTGGCCGACACGGCGCTCAAGACCGCCGACGCCGGTTACCTGACCCGCCGCCTGGTCGACGTCGCCCAGGACGTCATCATCAACGAGATCGACTGCGGTACCATTCTCGGCCTGCAGGTCACCGCGCTGAAGGAGGGCGAAGAAATCATCGAGTCGTTGCAGGATCGCATCCTCGGACGCGTCGCGCTCGATGACATTGTCGACCCGATCAGCGGCGCGGTGCTCTCGCGCGCCGGCGATGAAATCCGCGAGGCGCAGGCCGAGGCGATCGACGACGCCGGCGTCGAGTCGGTCCGTATCCGCTCCGTGCTCACTTGCGAGTCGCGGCAGGGCGTCTGCGCCAAGTGTTACGGACGCAACCTGGCCACCGGACAGATGGTCGATCTGGGCGAGGCGGTCGGCGTCATCGCCGCCCAGTCCATCGGCGAACCGGGCACCCAGCTCACGTTGCGCACCTTCCACATCGGTGGCACGGCGGCCCGTATCGCCGAACAGTCACGCGTCTCCGCCAAAACGGCGGGCACCATCCGTTTCAACAATTTGCGGGTCGTCGAAGGGCCGGACGGCAAGCCGGTGGTCCTCAATCGCGATACCGAACTGCTGGTCATCGACGCCCAGGGGCGCACCCGGTCGCGCTACAACGTGCCCTACGCCTCGGTGCTCAACGTCGCCGAGGGCTCGACAGTGGAGAAGGAACAGATCCTCTTTGAGTGGGATCCGTACACATCAACCATTCTGGCTGAACGCGGCGGCGTGTTGCGCTTCGAAGACATCGTCGACGGTCTGACCGTTCGCGAGGAATTCGACGAGACCACCGGCTTGTCGCAGCGGGTCATCATCGAACCGCGCGAGCGCGGCGACCGCATCCCGCTGCCGAAGATCGTGGTGCTCAACCCGCGCAATCCGACCGAGGTGATCACCGCCATCTCGATTCCGACTGGGGCGCACCTGGTCGTGCACGACGGCGACCACGTCCCGGCCGGTTCGGTGCTGGCCAAGATCCCGCGCGAGATCGCCAAGACACGCGACATCACCGGCGGTCTGCCGCGCGTGGCCGAGCTGTTCGAAGCGCGCCGTCCGCGCGACCCCGCCGTGGTCACCGAAATCGACGGCATCGTCGAATTCGGCAAGATCGTGCGCGGCCAGCAGCAGGTGCTCGTCCACGGCGAAAACGACGAAGTCCACGAGTACCTGATCCCGCACGGCAAGCACATGCACGTGCACAGCAACGACCGTGTCCACGCCGGCGACCGCCTTTGCGAGGGCTCCATCGACCCGCACGATATTCTGCGGATCAAGGGCGTGAACGAGGTGCAGGAGTACCTGGTCAATGAGATCCAGGAGGTCTACCGTCTCCAAGGCGTGAAGATCAATGACAAGCACATCGAGGTGATCGTCCGCCAGATGCTGCAAAAGGTCCGCATCGATTCGCCCGGCGACACCAGCTTCCTCGAGGGTGAAGTGGTCGACAAACACGCCTTCCAGGACGAAAACCAGTCGGTGATGATGGAGGGCGGCGAGCCGGCCACCTTCGAACCCCTGCTTTTGGGCATCACCAAGGCCTCGCTGTCGACCGAGTCGTTCATCTCGGCGGCGTCGTTCCAGGAGACCACCAAGGTGCTGACCGAAGCGGCGGTCTCCGGCAAGACCGACCACCTCAAGGGCCTGAAGGAAAACGTGATCATCGGGCACCTGATCCCGGCCGGCACCGGATTGGAGATCTACCGCTCGGTGGAAATTCCGCCGGAAGAAATGCCTTTCGACGAAGCGGAGTCGTCCGAGTCGGAAGTGGGCCTCTTCGAGGAGAACGCTTAA
- the rpoB gene encoding DNA-directed RNA polymerase subunit beta, with translation MINDGSNGRVSYGRIRRGGEMPNLLDVQLASYEAFLQPNVPPEKRKNEGLQEIFAQVFPITDVHENFELEFSSYTVGHPRYSLQECKERNMTYAAPLKATLRLISKETDASGNKKVKDVLEQDVFLGELPLITPRGTFVINGAERVIVSQLHRSPGVFFDEVIHPNGKRLFQGRIIPFRGSWVEFNLDINDVLFVHIDSRRKIPVTTLLRALGLSTDEELLARFYPIETIEGVGRKWAKVQGRIAAESIIDESTGEVLLQAGDAIGDEQIKKLKEYDIGDLKILAVDPQDDALIIPNTLRKDPTKSREEALTKIYSLLRPGEPPSIEAAEGLLERLFFNTKRYDLGEVGRYMVNSRLGLDVPLNHTVLTPKDFESIVAYLIKLRNGDGFVDDIDHLGNRRARSVGELLSNLFSVGLSRIARTIRERLSLKDTEAITPHDLVNARTVSAVIDTFFGSSQLSQFMDQTNPLAELTHKRRLSALGPGGLTRERAAFEVRDVHHTHYGRMCPIETPEGPNIGLIASLATFARINRYGFLETPYRKVVNGVVTNEIVYLTADEEDKYLIAQANEPIDEKGRFLNEYVRARQRSDFPMVKPQEVDYMDVAPEQLVSVAASLIPFLEHDDANRALMGSNMQRQAVPLLKAEAPVVGTGIEGRIARDAGVAILALHAGTVEDVDAEQIVIRPARKSSAGELGFEGPDVYVMAKYERSNQDTCIHYKPRVVLGQKVEAGEVIADGPAVENGELALGANVLVAFMPWRGFNYEDAIIVSERLIQTDIFTSIHIEQFELQVRDTKRGSEEITREIPNVSEEVLMNLDEQGVVRIGAEVEAGDILVGKVTPKGETELSPEERLLRAIFGEKAGDVKDASLKAPPGMKGVVINTRVFSRKERTEQAKKREKQEITGLKRRFGKEIDAIKKLRDQRLAELLEGQTALTIRSAEDDSVVIKAGVKYKAETFTATDFSQCIAPEGWTEDVRLNRRVDKLLLEAGEMINRLNEQLNIEIEKVIRGAELPPGVKQLVKVAVAVKRKLAVGDKMAGRHGNKGVVARIVPVEDMPCLEDGTPIDIILNPLGVPSRMNVGQILETHLGWAAWKLGMKVACPVFDGARPEDITKLLEKAGLPVSGKAKLIDGVTGEPFAEDITVGIIYMMKLSHLVDDKIHARSIGPYSLVTQQPLGGKAQFGGQRFGEMEVWALEAYGAAYTLQEMLTVKSDDVAGRSRIYEAIVKGENPPEPGIPESFNVLVKELQALGLDIELVEKT, from the coding sequence TCGGGCATCCGCGCTATTCCCTGCAGGAATGCAAAGAGCGCAACATGACTTACGCGGCGCCGCTGAAGGCGACGCTCCGTCTGATCTCCAAGGAGACCGACGCTTCCGGCAACAAGAAGGTCAAGGATGTGCTCGAGCAGGATGTGTTCCTCGGCGAACTGCCGCTGATCACCCCGCGCGGCACCTTTGTCATCAACGGCGCCGAACGCGTTATCGTCAGCCAGCTGCACCGCTCGCCCGGCGTCTTCTTCGACGAGGTGATCCATCCCAACGGCAAGCGGCTCTTCCAGGGACGGATCATTCCGTTCCGCGGCTCCTGGGTCGAGTTCAATCTCGACATCAACGACGTGCTTTTCGTGCACATCGATTCGCGCCGCAAGATTCCGGTCACCACGCTGTTGCGCGCTCTGGGATTGTCGACCGACGAGGAATTGCTGGCGCGCTTCTATCCGATCGAGACGATCGAAGGCGTCGGCCGCAAGTGGGCCAAGGTCCAGGGCCGCATCGCCGCCGAAAGCATCATCGATGAGTCGACCGGCGAGGTGCTCCTGCAGGCCGGCGACGCAATTGGCGATGAACAAATCAAGAAACTCAAGGAATACGACATCGGCGACCTGAAGATCCTGGCCGTCGATCCGCAGGACGATGCTCTGATCATCCCAAACACGCTCCGCAAGGATCCGACCAAGTCGCGCGAGGAGGCGCTGACCAAGATCTACAGTCTCCTGCGCCCGGGCGAGCCGCCCTCGATCGAAGCGGCCGAGGGGCTCTTGGAGCGGCTGTTCTTCAACACCAAGCGGTACGACCTGGGCGAAGTTGGCCGGTACATGGTGAATTCGCGGCTGGGGCTGGATGTCCCGCTCAACCACACCGTCCTGACCCCCAAGGATTTCGAGTCGATCGTCGCCTACCTGATCAAGCTGCGCAACGGCGACGGATTCGTCGACGACATCGACCATCTCGGAAACCGCCGCGCGCGTTCGGTCGGCGAGTTGCTCTCGAACTTGTTTTCCGTCGGATTGTCGCGCATCGCGCGGACCATCCGCGAGCGGCTCAGTCTCAAGGACACCGAGGCGATCACGCCGCACGATCTGGTCAACGCCCGCACCGTCTCGGCGGTGATCGACACCTTTTTCGGATCGTCGCAATTGTCGCAGTTCATGGACCAGACCAATCCGCTGGCGGAACTGACGCACAAGCGGCGCCTCTCGGCCCTCGGCCCCGGCGGTCTGACGCGCGAACGCGCCGCCTTCGAAGTGCGCGACGTGCATCACACCCACTACGGCCGCATGTGCCCGATCGAGACGCCGGAAGGACCGAACATCGGCCTCATCGCCTCGCTGGCGACCTTCGCGCGCATCAACCGTTACGGTTTCCTCGAAACCCCGTACCGCAAGGTCGTCAACGGCGTCGTCACCAACGAGATCGTTTACCTGACCGCCGACGAGGAAGACAAGTACCTGATCGCGCAGGCCAACGAGCCCATTGACGAGAAGGGACGCTTCCTCAATGAGTACGTCCGCGCCCGCCAGCGCAGCGACTTCCCGATGGTCAAACCGCAGGAAGTCGACTACATGGACGTCGCGCCGGAGCAGCTGGTCTCGGTGGCCGCCTCGCTCATTCCTTTCCTCGAACACGATGACGCCAACCGCGCGCTGATGGGTTCGAACATGCAGCGCCAGGCGGTGCCGCTGCTGAAGGCCGAGGCGCCGGTGGTCGGCACGGGCATCGAGGGACGCATCGCCCGCGACGCGGGCGTCGCCATCCTGGCGCTCCACGCCGGAACGGTCGAAGACGTCGACGCCGAGCAGATCGTGATTCGTCCGGCGCGCAAGTCCAGCGCCGGCGAGCTCGGTTTCGAAGGGCCGGACGTGTACGTGATGGCCAAGTACGAGCGCTCCAACCAGGACACCTGCATCCACTACAAGCCGCGCGTCGTGCTCGGCCAAAAAGTGGAAGCCGGCGAGGTAATCGCCGACGGACCCGCGGTCGAAAACGGCGAACTGGCGCTGGGCGCCAATGTGCTCGTCGCCTTCATGCCCTGGCGCGGCTTCAACTATGAGGACGCGATCATCGTTTCGGAGCGTCTGATCCAGACCGACATCTTCACCTCGATTCATATCGAGCAGTTCGAATTGCAGGTCCGCGACACCAAGCGCGGCTCGGAAGAAATCACGCGGGAAATCCCCAACGTCTCCGAAGAGGTTTTGATGAACCTCGACGAGCAGGGCGTGGTCCGCATCGGCGCCGAAGTCGAAGCGGGCGACATCCTCGTCGGCAAGGTGACGCCCAAGGGCGAAACCGAGCTCTCCCCCGAAGAGCGCCTGTTGCGCGCGATCTTCGGCGAGAAGGCCGGCGACGTCAAAGACGCCTCCCTCAAGGCTCCGCCCGGCATGAAGGGCGTGGTCATCAACACCCGCGTTTTCTCGCGCAAGGAACGCACCGAACAGGCGAAGAAGCGCGAAAAGCAGGAGATCACCGGTCTCAAGCGCCGCTTCGGCAAGGAAATCGACGCGATCAAGAAGTTGCGCGATCAGCGCCTCGCCGAATTGCTCGAAGGCCAGACGGCGCTGACCATCCGCTCCGCCGAGGATGATTCGGTTGTCATCAAGGCGGGCGTGAAGTACAAGGCGGAGACATTCACGGCGACCGACTTCTCACAGTGCATCGCGCCGGAGGGCTGGACCGAGGATGTCCGCCTCAACCGCCGCGTTGACAAGCTGCTGCTGGAGGCCGGCGAGATGATCAACCGCCTCAATGAGCAGCTGAACATCGAAATCGAGAAGGTCATCCGCGGCGCCGAATTGCCGCCGGGCGTCAAGCAGCTGGTCAAGGTCGCCGTCGCGGTCAAACGCAAACTGGCCGTCGGCGACAAGATGGCCGGACGCCACGGCAACAAGGGCGTGGTCGCGCGCATCGTCCCTGTTGAGGACATGCCGTGCCTCGAGGATGGCACCCCGATCGACATCATCCTCAACCCGCTGGGCGTACCCTCGCGCATGAACGTGGGGCAGATCCTCGAAACCCACTTGGGCTGGGCCGCCTGGAAACTCGGCATGAAGGTCGCCTGTCCGGTGTTTGACGGCGCCCGCCCCGAGGACATCACGAAGTTGCTGGAGAAGGCCGGCTTGCCGGTCAGCGGGAAGGCGAAGCTGATCGACGGCGTCACCGGCGAACCGTTCGCCGAGGACATCACCGTCGGCATCATCTATATGATGAAGCTGTCGCACCTCGTCGACGACAAGATTCACGCCCGCTCGATCGGGCCGTACTCGCTGGTCACCCAGCAGCCGCTGGGGGGCAAGGCGCAGTTCGGCGGACAGCGCTTCGGGGAAATGGAAGTGTGGGCGCTGGAGGCCTATGGCGCCGCCTACACGCTCCAGGAGATGCTGACGGTCAAGTCCGACGATGTTGCCGGCCGGTCGCGCATCTACGAGGCGATCGTCAAGGGCGAGAATCCGCCCGAACCCGGCATCCCGGAGTCGTTCAACGTGCTGGTCAAGGAACTGCAGGCCCTCGGCCTGGATATCGAGTTGGTGGAAAAAACCTGA